A region of Oryctolagus cuniculus chromosome 3, mOryCun1.1, whole genome shotgun sequence DNA encodes the following proteins:
- the LOC138848896 gene encoding putative per-hexamer repeat protein 5 yields MLGRHNSYSATSTNTDTAGGDVLGHRNYSATSTNTDTARCDVLGRHNYSATSTNTDTARCDVLGCHNYSATSTNTDTAGGHVLGRHSYSATSTNTDTARCDVLGRHNYSATSTNTDTAGGHVLGCHNYSATSTNTDTARGDVLGCHNYSATSTNTDTARCDVLGRRNDSATSTNTDTARGDVLGCHNSYSATSTNTDTAGGDVLGHHNYSATSTNTDTAGGDVLGRHNYSATSTNTDTARCDVLGRHNYSATSTNTDTARCDVLGCHNDSATSTNTDTAWGDVLGRHNYSATSTNTDTARGDVLGCHNDSATSTNTDTAGGDVLGCHNESATSTNTDTALCDVLGRHNYSATSTNTDTARCDVLGRHNYSATSTNTDTARCDVLGRHNYSATSTNTDTARCDVLGRHNYSATSTNTDTARCDVLGRHNYSATSTNTDTARCDTLGRHNYSATSTNTDTAGGHVLGRHNSYSVTSTNTDTARCDVLGRRNYSATSTNTDTAWCDVLGCHNYSATSTNTDTARGDVLGCHNSYSATSTNTDTAGGDVLGHHNYSATSTNTDTAGGDVLGRHNESATSTNTDTAGGDVLGRCNYSATSTNTDTARCDVLGRHNYSATSTNTDTARCDVLGRHNYSATSTNTDTTGGDVLGRHNDSATSTNTDTARCDMLGCHNYSATSTNTDTARCDTLGRHNESATSTNTDTALCDVLGRHNYSATSTNTDTARCDVLGRHNYSATSTNTDTARCDVLGRHNYSATSTNTDTARCDVLGRHNYSATSTNTDTARCDVLGCHNYSATSTNTDTARGDVLGHHNSYSVTRQEPSFSPWSLPGPLLTKTSLCGTPLVFGILVLTEQ; encoded by the coding sequence ATGCTAGGGCGTCACAACAGCTACAGTGCCAccagcaccaacacagacactgcaGGGGGTGACGTGCTAGGGCATCGCAACTACAGTGCCAccagcaccaacacagacactgcacGGTGTGACGTGCTAGGGCGTCACAACTACAGTGCCAccagcaccaacacagacactgcacGGTGTGACGTGCTAGGGTGTCACAACTACAGTGCCAccagcaccaacacagacactgcaGGGGGTCACGTGCTAGGGCGTCACAGCTACAGTGCCAccagcaccaacacagacactgcacGGTGTGACGTGCTAGGGCGTCACAACTACAGTGCCAccagcaccaacacagacactgcaGGGGGTCACGTGCTAGGGTGTCACAACTACAGTGCCAccagcaccaacacagacactgcacGGGGTGACGTGCTAGGGTGTCACAACTACAGTGCCAccagcaccaacacagacactgcacGGTGTGACGTGCTAGGGCGTCGCAATGACAGTGCCAccagcaccaacacagacactgcacGGGGTGATGTGCTAGGGTGTCATAACAGCTACAGTGCCAccagcaccaacacagacactgcaGGGGGTGACGTGCTAGGGCATCACAACTACAGTGCCAccagcaccaacacagacactgcaGGGGGTGACGTGCTAGGGCGTCACAACTACAGTGCCAccagcaccaacacagacactgcacGGTGTGACGTGCTAGGGCGTCACAACTACAGTGCCAccagcaccaacacagacactgcacGGTGTGACGTGCTAGGGTGTCACAATGACAGTGCCAccagcaccaacacagacactgcaTGGGGTGACGTGCTAGGGCGTCACAACTACAGTGCCAccagcaccaacacagacactgcacGGGGTGACGTGCTAGGGTGTCACAACGACAGTGCCAccagcaccaacacagacactgcaGGGGGTGACGTGCTAGGGTGTCACAACGAAAGTGCCAccagcaccaacacagacactgcacTGTGTGACGTGCTAGGGCGTCACAACTACAGTGCCAccagcaccaacacagacactgcacGGTGTGACGTGCTAGGGCGTCACAACTACAGTGCCAccagcaccaacacagacactgcacGGTGTGACGTGCTAGGGCGTCACAACTACAGTGCCAccagcaccaacacagacactgcacGGTGTGACGTGCTAGGGCGTCACAACTACAGTGCCAccagcaccaacacagacactgcacGGTGTGACGTGCTAGGGCGTCACAACTACAGTGCCAccagcaccaacacagacactgcacGGTGTGACACGCTAGGGCGTCACAACTACAGTGCCAccagcaccaacacagacactgcaGGGGGTCACGTGCTAGGGCGTCACAACAGCTACAGTGTCAccagcaccaacacagacactgcacGGTGTGACGTGCTAGGGCGTCGCAACTATAGTGCCAccagcaccaacacagacactgcaTGGTGTGACGTGCTAGGGTGTCACAACTACAGTGCCAccagcaccaacacagacactgcacGGGGTGACGTGCTAGGGTGTCATAACAGCTACAGTGCCAccagcaccaacacagacactgcaGGGGGTGACGTGCTAGGGCATCACAACTACAGTGCCAccagcaccaacacagacactgcaGGGGGTGACGTGCTAGGGCGTCACAACGAAAGTGCCAccagcaccaacacagacactgcaGGGGGTGACGTGCTAGGGCGTTGCAACTACAGTGCCAccagcaccaacacagacactgcacGGTGTGATGTGCTAGGGCGTCACAACTACAGTGCCAccagcaccaacacagacactgcacGGTGTGACGTGCTAGGGCGTCACAACTACAGTGCCAccagcaccaacacagacactACAGGGGGTGACGTGCTAGGGCGTCACAACGACAGTGCCAccagcaccaacacagacactgcacGGTGTGACATGCTAGGGTGTCACAACTACAGTGCCAccagcaccaacacagacactgcacGGTGTGACACGCTAGGGCGTCACAACGAAAGTGCCAccagcaccaacacagacactgcacTGTGTGACGTGCTAGGGCGTCACAACTACAGTGCCAccagcaccaacacagacactgcacGGTGTGACGTGCTAGGGCGTCACAACTACAGTGCCAccagcaccaacacagacactgcacGGTGTGACGTGCTAGGGCGTCACAACTACAGTGCCAccagcaccaacacagacactgcacGGTGTGACGTGCTAGGGCGTCACAACTACAGTGCCAccagcaccaacacagacactgcacGGTGTGACGTGCTAGGGTGTCACAACTACAGTGCCAccagcaccaacacagacactgcacGGGGTGACGTGCTAGGGCATCACAACAGCTACAGTGTCACCAGGCAAGAGCCATCTTTCAGCCCCTGGAGTCTTCCAGGACCACTGCTAACTAAAACGTCATTATGTGGTACACCACTGGTTTTTGGAATTTTGGTTTTGACAGAGCAGTAG